Proteins encoded by one window of Deltaproteobacteria bacterium:
- a CDS encoding NAD(+) kinase, which yields MIRTVGLVAKYHEPKAAKMVRWLIPWLKKRGIKVCVENGLVRTGARSCTKKEMALEADLIISLGGDGTLLNIAPLVVRPEVPILGVNLGGLGFITEVAVNELEAVLRKTLEGDYEVEPRMTLQVKVINKKGRSRKFRILNDAVIAKGARSRIIDLETYVGADYLCTYRADGLIISTPTGSTAYSLAAAGPILEPTLGAIVLAPICPHTLTNRPIVVPSNATIRVTLRSFGDTVIFSPDGQTGVRLHNGDKVEARDYGMPVSLIKLPSRSYYEILREKLKWGER from the coding sequence ATGATACGCACCGTCGGCTTAGTTGCCAAATACCACGAGCCCAAGGCCGCCAAGATGGTCCGCTGGCTTATTCCCTGGCTTAAGAAGCGCGGCATAAAAGTCTGCGTCGAAAACGGTCTGGTACGCACGGGTGCGCGCTCTTGCACCAAGAAAGAGATGGCGCTGGAGGCGGACCTGATTATCTCCTTGGGCGGCGACGGGACGCTGCTCAACATCGCGCCGCTGGTGGTGCGTCCGGAAGTGCCGATCCTCGGCGTTAACCTGGGCGGCTTGGGTTTTATCACCGAGGTCGCGGTCAATGAATTGGAAGCGGTGCTGCGCAAAACCCTCGAAGGCGACTACGAAGTCGAACCGCGCATGACCTTGCAAGTGAAAGTGATCAACAAGAAAGGCCGCTCGCGCAAGTTTCGCATTCTCAACGACGCGGTGATCGCCAAGGGCGCGCGCAGCCGGATCATCGATCTGGAAACTTATGTCGGCGCCGACTATCTGTGCACCTACCGCGCCGACGGTTTAATAATCTCGACGCCGACCGGCTCCACGGCGTATTCTCTCGCCGCCGCGGGGCCGATTCTCGAACCGACGTTGGGCGCCATCGTGCTGGCGCCGATCTGTCCGCACACGCTGACCAACCGGCCGATCGTCGTGCCGAGCAACGCGACCATCCGCGTCACCTTGCGCTCCTTCGGCGACACGGTGATCTTCAGTCCGGACGGCCAAACGGGCGTGCGCTTGCACAACGGCGATAAAGTCGAAGCGCGCGATTACGGCATGCCGGTGTCGTTGATCAAGCTGCCGTCGCGCAGCTACTACGAAATTTTGCGCGAGAAACTCAAGTGGGGTGAG